The genomic segment TGAACCCGTTGCCCATACTCTCAAAGTAGAAAGCGGCATAATCCTTGTCCAAAGCATTGCGCACCCAGAGGTCTATCTGCCCGCGTCCCTTTTGAAAGCTGACGCGGCCGTTCAGAGTGCCGTAGAAAGACTGGCTGACGGTATTTTCTTCTGTCCAGTAGATGCGTCCCGCACCGGTATAGTTGACATTCAGTTGGATGCGGTCCAGCCAATATCCCGCATTGATGCGGAAGATGTACTGTCCGCCTACGGTCAGCGTGTGTTTGGGGACGAAGGGCACGTAATGGCCGTTGTAGCTCACTTCCTGAAGTTGCCCGTTTACGCGGGCATTGGTGGCGTAATCCTTGAAAGTGGCATACGTGTAGCCATAGCTGGTGTTCACCGTAAAATCGGTGGTAATTGCTGCGGCCAGGGCAAGCTCGGCGCCCAGACTGCGGCTTTTGCCTGCATTCACCGTTTCGCGCCCTAAGCCGCTTGCTCCTGCGAAGCGTGAGATCTGTTGGTCGCGTGTCTCCAGCCAGAAGAATGCGGCGTCGGTACGCAGGCGGTTATTGAAAAGGTTCAGGTGAGTTCCTACTTCATAGTTCCACGTCTGCTCCGGCTTATACTCGGTGGCGGAACGAGCGTCGGGATTCTTGCCCGCATCGGGGAACTTTTCACTGATGAGATCCTTGTAAGACGCACCGGGAGAGTTCTCTATGGCTTTCAGGACTTCTTCTTTCGTCTGTCTCATCATGTCGTTCTTCAAGCTCGATTGCAATAGGTCGGAGAACATCTGAATGTTGTATCCGCCCGAACGGTAGCCTTTGCTTACGGTTGCGTAGACATTGCCCAGATTGTCTTTGAAATCATATTGGAGGGCGAACTTAGGCAACAGTTGCAGGTAGTCTTTGTCGATGGAGCCCTGATAGCGCGACTGTACGGTGAGTGACGTTTCGGGCATCATCGGTATCTCTTTGATAATTTGTCCGCCACGTACCATTTCTCCCTTGATGCCTACCGTATAGTCCATTGCAGTACCGGAGTTGTAGTTCATCTTCATCTTTTCATAATCCAGGCGCAATCCGGCTGTGAAAGACAGTCCCCTCAGGCCGAACAGGTCCCTGAATGTAGATTGGTGGAACAATGCTCCGTTGAGAAGCGGCGTGTCGAAATCGCCGTTGATGAGCAAATCGTTGCCGCCGAGTTGGAGGGAGGGTAATATGTTCAGCCCCATGCCCGGCATCATGGTGACTTCAATCTTGGAAGGGATTACACTGCCCAGCATCTGGTCCAGCATGTCCATGCCGTCTTTT from the Bacteroides eggerthii genome contains:
- a CDS encoding TonB-dependent receptor — translated: MKQYKIITLILMLLTSGNMLAEELDTLKVVDVEEILVIAAPKENRKLREQPTAVTLLSQQDMQAAQVNSIKNLTGLVPNMFIPDYGSRLTSAVYIRGIGSRINTPSIGLYVDNIPYIDKSAFDFDYSDIERIDVLRGPQGTLYGRNAMGGLIKIHTKSPFSYQGTDFRMGAGTHNAYNTSLTHYHRVSERFAFSTGGFYDYEGGFFRNAALNNKKIDKGQSAGGRFRGIYLPSDNWKADLNVSYEYSDQGGYPYYYTGSVNPAAQSEEMKPYVGTISNNRESDYYRNLMNAGLNLEYQAQHFTLSAVTGYQFLKDRMSIDQDFTAKDIYTLEQKQRIHTLSEELVMKSKGNGRWQWATGVFGFYQWLKTDAPVTFRKDGMDMLDQMLGSVIPSKIEVTMMPGMGLNILPSLQLGGNDLLINGDFDTPLLNGALFHQSTFRDLFGLRGLSFTAGLRLDYEKMKMNYNSGTAMDYTVGIKGEMVRGGQIIKEIPMMPETSLTVQSRYQGSIDKDYLQLLPKFALQYDFKDNLGNVYATVSKGYRSGGYNIQMFSDLLQSSLKNDMMRQTKEEVLKAIENSPGASYKDLISEKFPDAGKNPDARSATEYKPEQTWNYEVGTHLNLFNNRLRTDAAFFWLETRDQQISRFAGASGLGRETVNAGKSRSLGAELALAAAITTDFTVNTSYGYTYATFKDYATNARVNGQLQEVSYNGHYVPFVPKHTLTVGGQYIFRINAGYWLDRIQLNVNYTGAGRIYWTEENTVSQSFYGTLNGRVSFQKGRGQIDLWVRNALDKDYAAFYFESMGNGFMQKGRPIQAGIELRCRF